A window from Triticum aestivum cultivar Chinese Spring chromosome 6D, IWGSC CS RefSeq v2.1, whole genome shotgun sequence encodes these proteins:
- the LOC123143768 gene encoding uncharacterized protein isoform X2: MACAAICSLISAIFISLEMRGQNKRIAQVQMQVLRLMSCAVPDDWKEVPTLWCTGQNREPSDSLSLVKGQHGAELTFSRANTCRTSEVEEKYSDEESKELQKLVVPARCFALH; encoded by the exons ATGGCATGTGCAGCCATATGCAGCCTGATCTCTG CAATCTTCATCTCGCTTGAGATGCGTGGACAGAACAAAAGAATTGCTCAAGTTCAGATGCAGGTATTGCGGCTGATGTCCTGTGCTGTGCCTGATGACTGGAAAGAGGTTCCAACTTTGTGGTGTACAGGCCAGAATAGAGAGCCATCTGATTCATTATCTCTAGTTAAAG GGCAGCATGGTGCTGAGCTTACCTTCTCCCGTGCAAACACATGTCGAACCAGTGAAGTGGAAGAAAA GTACTCTGATGAAGAAAGCAAAGAACTCCAAAAACTAGTGGTGCCGGCCCGTTGTTTCGCTTTGCATTAG
- the LOC123143768 gene encoding auxin-responsive protein SAUR50 isoform X1, whose amino-acid sequence MGEQGRASNKIRDIVRLQQLLRKWKRLALAPKAGSRHGGGAGVPRGFFAVCVGEEMRRFVIPTEYLGHWAFEELLREAEEEFGFRHEGALRIPCDVEVFEGILRLVGGKKEAVSYSSSEHGILCT is encoded by the coding sequence ATGGGGGAGCAAGGCAGGGCGAGCAACAAGATCAGGGACATCGTGAGGCTGCAGCAGCTCCTCAGGAAGTGGAAGCGGCTCGCGCTCGCGCCCAAGGCCGGCAGCAGGCACGGCGGTGGCGCCGGCGTCCCGCGGGGCTTCTTTGCGGTGTGCGtcggggaggagatgaggaggtTCGTCATCCCCACGGAGTACCTCGGGCACTGGGCGTTCGAGGAGCTGCTCAGGGAGGCCGAGGAGGAGTTCGGGTTCCGGCATGAGGGCGCCCTGAGGATCCCCTGCGATGTCGAGGTGTTTGAGGGCATCCTGAGGCTTGTGGGCGGGAAGAAGGAGGCAGTGTCCTACTCCTCTTCGGAGCATGGGATCTTGTGCACATGA
- the LOC123143767 gene encoding KIN17-like protein — MGKSDFLTPKAIANRIKAKGLQKLRWYCQMCQKQCRDENGFKCHCMSESHQRQMAIFGQAPDRVVEGFSDEFLEEFLTLLRRAHRSSRVAATVIYNEFIADRHHVHMNSTRWATLTEFVKFLGREGHAKVEDTPKGWFITYIDRDSEQAIKARLKRKRVKSDLAEDERQELMIARQIERAQKAQANGEDADDASADDDLGSEDDEYSGSDEDDQEEQQEDGKEANKPTGKIAIALQRAAPPPKVNPFDDKPKMKFGFEEEEEEVPNKKAKVAGKATDTRRSAIDDLMKEEEKAKERSNRKDYWLCPGIVVKVMSKSLAEKGYYKQKGLVKRVIDKYVGEIEMLESKHVLRVDQDELETVLPQIGGLVRIVNGAYRGSNARLLSVDTERFSAKLQVEKGLYDGKVLKAIEYEDICKVAQ, encoded by the coding sequence aTGGGGAAGAGCGACTTCCTGACGCCCAAGGCGATCGCGAACCGGATCAAGGCCAAGGGGCTGCAGAAGCTGCGGTGGTACTGCCAGATGTGCCAGAAGCAGTGCCGCGACGAGAACGGCTTCAAGTGCCACTGCATGTCGGAGTCGCACCAGCGGCAGATGGCCATCTTCGGCCAGGCCCCCGACCGCGTCGTCGAGGGCTTCTCCGACGAGTTCCTCGAGGAGTTCCTCACCCTGCTCCGCCGCGCCCACCGCAGCTCCCGCGTCGCCGCCACCGTCATCTACAACGAGTTCATCGCCGACCGCCACCACGTGCACATGAACTCCACCCGCTGGGCCACGCTCACCGAGTTCGTCaagttcctcggccgcgagggccacGCCAAGGTCGAGGACACGCCCAAGGGATGGTTCATCACCTACATCGACCGCGACTCGGAGCAGGCCATCAAGGCCAGGCTCAAGCGCAAGAGGGTCAAGTCCGACCTCGCCGAGGACGAGCGGCAGGAGCTCATGATTGCCCGGCAGATCGAGCGCGCCCAGAAAGCCCAGGCTAATGGCGAAGACGCTGATGATGCTAGTGCTGATGATGACCTCGGCAGCGAGGATGATGAGTATTCGGGATCAGACGAGGATGATCAGGAAGAACAACAGGAGGATGGCAAAGAGGCCAACAAGCCAACTGGGAAGATTGCGATTGCACTCCAGCGGGCTGCGCCGCCACCTAAGGTTAATCCTTTTGATGATAAGCCAAAGATGAAATTTGGcttcgaggaggaagaggaggaggtgcccaACAAGAAGGCGAAAGTTGCAGGGAAGGCAACGGACACCAGGAGGTCGGCGATCGATGATCTgatgaaggaggaggagaaggccaaGGAGCGGAGCAACCGGAAGGACTACTGGCTGTGCCCTGGTATCGTTGTCAAGGTGATGAGCAAGTCGCTGGCCGAGAAGGGGTACTACAAGCAGAAGGGATTGGTGAAGAGGGTGATTGATAAGTATGTCGGGGAGATTGAGATGCTGGAGAGCAAGCATGTTCTCAGGGTCGACCAGGATGAGCTTGAGACTGTCCTCCCACAGATTGGTGGGCTGGTGCGGATTGTTAACGGGGCTTACCGGGGCTCGAATGCAAGGCTGCTCTCAGTGGACACAGAGAGATTCTCCGCCAAACTGCAGGTTGAAAAGGGCCTCTATGATGGGAAAGTTCTCAAGGCTATTGAGTATGAGGACATTTGCAAGGTTGCTCAGTGA
- the LOC123141191 gene encoding auxin-induced protein 15A-like, with protein MMMGYFWAPRKSAAVERDQSLRAGLLVDGGSGEAAAVPKGYFAVYVGAEARRFVVPMGYLHQPAFRALMELAAEEFGFGQAGGLRIPCREEDFVAIVAALEATAESRQRRRSAAGRRSRSNATPW; from the coding sequence ATGATGATGGGGTACTTCTGGGCGCCGAGGAagtcggcggcggtggagagggACCAGAGCCTGCGGGCGGGGCTGCTCgtcgacggcggcagcggcgaggcggcggcggtgcccaAGGGGTACTTTGCGGTGTACGTGGGCGCCGAGGCGCGGCGGTTCGTGGTGCCGATGGGCTACCTCCACCAGCCGGCGTTCCGGGCGCTCATGGAGCTGGCGGCCGAGGAGTTCGGCTTCGGCCAGGCCGGCGGGCTCCGCATCCCCTGCCGCGAGGAGGACTTCGTCGCCATCGTCGCCGCGCTCGAGGCCACGGCCGAGTCGCGCCAGCGCAGGCGGAGCGCCGCCGGCAGGAGGAGCAGGAGCAACGCCACACCATGGTGA